GCAAAGCCGAATTCCGGGCGCGGAGTGCTGAGGTCATTGCCGACATATTTTGAATAGGCAAGGAATTCTGCGGTCATCACCGCGCAGACCGTATGGCTGCCCTGATCGGCGGTGCAGGTGTTGCAAAGCCCGTCACGGAAGAAGCCGGTCAGGGGATCGGTGCCACAGGTGAGCAGCGGACCGCCAAGGACATTGATGCTTTCGTCAGGTGTCATTGCGGTTTACAGCCCCTGTGCAATTTCGCGGAAGATATTGATATTCTGCTGTGACACGCCAGCCTCGCGGAATTTGCGATCCGCAGCATTGGTTGCGATCACCACGTTTCGTGCTGTGTCGATATAGATGTACTGACCGTAGATTCCGCGGGCCATATATTCGCCGGGGGCGGCCCCCACGGGTATCCACCATTGATAGCCATAGCCGATTTCTCCGTCTGCTGTCGGGGCGCTGGGTATCGTTGAGGCACGCACCCATTGTGCGGGGACGATTTGCTGACCTTGCCACATCCCCTCTTGCAGGAACATCTGGCCAAACCGCGCATAATCGCGGGTCGTGAGGTTCAGCCCGCCCAGCACAAAGGCGGTGCCAACGCCATCGGTCAGATAATAGGGGGAATGTTCCAGGCCCAAAGGTGCCACGACTTTTTCACTCAGCAATTCGGCGATGGGTTTGCCCGTTGCCCCGCGCACCACCATACCGACCACATGGGTGTCGATGGACACATATTTCCATCCTGCGCCGGGGGCAGCAAAGGTCTCGGTCAATTCTGCGGTGAAATCATCCATCTTGCCACCCAAGGCCAGAATGCGGCCCATGCGGTTGATGTCTGAATTCTTGTCCAGGTAATCCTCGTCGAAGGTGACGCCGCTGGCCATGTTCAGCACATTGCGCAGGGTTGTGCCGTCATAGGCGGTGCCTTTCAGGCGGGGCGCATATTTTGTTACCGGATCGTCGATGGAGGCGATCGCACCCTCTTCCAGCAGGATGCCCACCAAGGCGGAGAGGTAGCTTTTGGCGACAGACCAACTGATCCGCAGATCATCGGGCTGGGTGCCCAGAAAATAATTCTCATAGGCAATCTGGCCGTCTTTCAGCACCACAAGGGCTGTGACACTGCGTTCCTTGATCCATGT
This DNA window, taken from Sulfitobacter pacificus, encodes the following:
- a CDS encoding DUF2237 family protein; translation: MTPDESINVLGGPLLTCGTDPLTGFFRDGLCNTCTADQGSHTVCAVMTAEFLAYSKYVGNDLSTPRPEFGFAGLKAGDPWCLCAGRFLQAADEGCGPDVHLEATHQRALDIVPLDVLKKHAVPTR
- a CDS encoding serine hydrolase domain-containing protein translates to MRRFGKWLGRFLLVLVLVALAVGLWKREEITRLLAVNSLFSEDKIVHNFSNMDAAFLNTPVNRGAGPTSELTYGDEYAPPAAVETWIKERSVTALVVLKDGQIAYENYFLGTQPDDLRISWSVAKSYLSALVGILLEEGAIASIDDPVTKYAPRLKGTAYDGTTLRNVLNMASGVTFDEDYLDKNSDINRMGRILALGGKMDDFTAELTETFAAPGAGWKYVSIDTHVVGMVVRGATGKPIAELLSEKVVAPLGLEHSPYYLTDGVGTAFVLGGLNLTTRDYARFGQMFLQEGMWQGQQIVPAQWVRASTIPSAPTADGEIGYGYQWWIPVGAAPGEYMARGIYGQYIYIDTARNVVIATNAADRKFREAGVSQQNINIFREIAQGL